DNA sequence from the uncultured Methanobrevibacter sp. genome:
TGTGACTATTGATGTGGGTGTTGATGAAAACGCTACAGGTTATGTAACCATTGAAGTTTTAGGTCAAACATTCATGCTTCCAGTTGAAGACGGAAAAGCAGTATTCACCTATGATTTCTTCCCAGCAACTTACTCCGCCAATGTAAAATACCTTGGTGATGACAACTTTAATGTTGCTTCCACTACTGTCTCATTTACAGTATTTGAAACATCTCCTGAATTAAAAAATACTACAATTGACATTAATGTTACTTCTGAGGAAAACAATGTGACAATAACTGCTGCTGTAAACCAAAAGGCAACAGGACTTATTGAATTTAACATAGAAGGAAAAACAGTATATCTTGCAGTAAACAATGGTCAAGCAACCTACAATATCAATTTACCTGCAAACACATATACCATTGCAGTTACCTATTTAGGTGATGACAAATTCAATCCTAATGCAACTTCAGCAAGCTTTGAAGTTCTAGGACACATTAAAAAAGACACACCAATAAATGCAGCTTCTGAGAACGCTACAGGTTATGTAACCATTGAAATCTTAGGCCAGACAGTAATGCTTCCAGTTGAAAACGGAAAAGCAACTTTCACTTATGACTTCCGCCCTGCAACATACTCCGCCAACGTAAAATACCTTGGTGATGACAACTTCAATAATGCATCCACAACCACTTCATTTACAGTATTTGAAACATCTCCTGAACTGAAAAATACAACAATTGATGTAAATGTAACCACTGTGGAAAACAATGTGACAATAACTGCTACTGTAAACCAAATGGCAACAGGTCTTATTGAGTTTAATATTGACGGACAAGCTGTATACCTTGCAGTTAACAACGGTCAGGCAACAATATATAATCTTAATTTACCTGCAAACACATATACTGTTGCAGTAACCTATTTAGGTGATGACAAATTCAATCCTAATGCAACTTCAGCAAGCTTTGAAGTTCTAGGACACATTAAAAACAGTTTCTACTGTTAATCAAACCACAGTAACAATAGATGTAGACATTAATGAGAACGCTACCGGTTTTGTCACTATTGAAA
Encoded proteins:
- a CDS encoding Ig-like domain-containing protein; its protein translation is VTIDVGVDENATGYVTIEVLGQTFMLPVEDGKAVFTYDFFPATYSANVKYLGDDNFNVASTTVSFTVFETSPELKNTTIDINVTSEENNVTITAAVNQKATGLIEFNIEGKTVYLAVNNGQATYNINLPANTYTIAVTYLGDDKFNPNATSASFEVLGHIKKDTPINAASENATGYVTIEILGQTVMLPVENGKATFTYDFRPATYSANVKYLGDDNFNNASTTTSFTVFETSPELKNTTIDVNVTTVENNVTITATVNQMATGLIEFNIDGQAVYLAVNNGQATIYNLNLPANTYTVAVTYLGDDKFNPNATSASFEVLGHIKNSFYC